Proteins encoded by one window of Halorhodospira halophila:
- the bchO gene encoding alpha/beta fold hydrolase BchO, giving the protein MGAGLAWEREAAGWPNHKASRFVDAGGLRWHVQVYGEGPPALLLHGSAASVHSWRDFGPRLARHYTVVAPDLPGHGFSAPPPRRLQTLGGAGQGIAELLHALELCPRVAIGHSVGAALLARMALDARIRPDVLISINGAFLPFSGIAGHLFPTTARLLTYNPLVPFWLAFRARNRDFLADVLARTGSRIDEAGIDLYQRLATHPGHVAAALGMMARTHDGLYALMEDLPRLTVPLVLFAASGDRTVPPAQAERVRLRVPSARLETLSDLGHLAHEEAPDRVAEQVLAAIRTTAPKGRGEADVR; this is encoded by the coding sequence ATGGGAGCGGGTTTGGCCTGGGAGCGGGAGGCTGCCGGGTGGCCGAACCACAAGGCGAGCCGTTTCGTCGATGCGGGCGGGTTGCGCTGGCACGTCCAGGTCTACGGAGAGGGGCCGCCCGCCCTGCTGCTGCATGGCAGTGCCGCTTCCGTTCACTCCTGGCGCGATTTCGGCCCGCGGCTGGCTCGGCACTATACCGTGGTCGCGCCGGACCTGCCGGGTCACGGATTCAGCGCCCCGCCGCCGCGCCGCCTGCAGACTCTGGGCGGGGCCGGGCAGGGGATCGCCGAACTCCTCCATGCGCTTGAGCTGTGTCCACGGGTGGCTATCGGCCACTCGGTGGGCGCAGCGCTGCTGGCGCGCATGGCCCTCGACGCGCGGATCCGCCCGGATGTGCTGATCAGCATCAACGGCGCCTTTCTGCCCTTCAGCGGCATCGCCGGCCACCTGTTTCCCACCACCGCCCGTCTCCTGACTTACAACCCGCTGGTCCCCTTCTGGCTCGCTTTTCGTGCCCGCAACCGGGATTTCCTCGCGGATGTGCTGGCGCGCACCGGATCCCGGATCGACGAGGCGGGTATCGACCTCTATCAGCGGCTGGCCACCCACCCAGGGCATGTGGCCGCTGCGCTGGGGATGATGGCCCGCACCCATGACGGTCTCTACGCGCTGATGGAGGATCTGCCGCGGCTGACCGTGCCGCTGGTCCTGTTCGCAGCCAGTGGGGATCGCACCGTGCCCCCGGCGCAGGCCGAGCGGGTTCGGCTGCGGGTGCCGTCGGCGCGACTGGAAACCCTCTCCGACCTTGGCCATCTGGCGCACGAGGAAGCACCGGATCGGGTGGCCGAGCAGGTCCTGGCCGCCATCCGCACGACCGCGCCAAAAGGTCGCGGTGAAGCGGATGTTCGTTGA
- a CDS encoding VWA domain-containing protein has protein sequence MSAALDYTNAESAWEDATCAAALLAIDPPGVGGVCLRSLPGPVRERWVQIARELLPAGTPWRRIPINISDSRLLGGLDLTATLRSGRPVVERGVLAEVDGGVAVLAMAERIAPATAGKLGAVLDNGEVRLERDGLADRMTSRFGVIALDEGAEEDERPVGPLRDRLGCHLELNGIPVHVAGGCEYTAEDVAAARERLDQVTCSDDLAEALCAGGLALGIGSLRAPLQALRAARAAAALDGRTEVSQEDVALATRLILVPRATRIPEMQQPEQEQPEEQQEPEQQEAEQQEQEEPPPPPEQETDEERPEDDGGEQDQPEEGPDEEDDEEQAPAEIPAEVVLDAARAVLPDNLLQQMKIRELAQRNRSQTPGRAGALQQGGGRGRPAGVRPGSPGGGARLNVVETLRTAAPWQPLRRQHDQTGRRVIVRPEDFRITRFKQRSQTTTIFAVDASGSSAMHRLSEAKGAVELLLAECYVRRDEVALVAFRGRGAEVLLPPTRSLTRAKKGLAGLPGGGGTPLAAGIDTARQLTDEVRRKGATPVLILLTDGRANVTREGVGGREKAQQEATESARAIRVMGIRALVVDTSPRPRPMGRELAEAMGAEYLPLPRADASSISSAVQAVTGTGR, from the coding sequence ATGAGCGCCGCGCTCGATTACACCAACGCCGAGTCCGCCTGGGAGGATGCGACGTGCGCCGCGGCGTTGCTGGCGATCGACCCCCCCGGCGTGGGGGGGGTATGCCTGCGCTCCCTACCCGGGCCGGTGCGCGAGCGCTGGGTGCAGATCGCCCGTGAGCTGCTGCCCGCGGGTACGCCCTGGCGCCGCATCCCGATCAATATCTCGGACAGCCGCCTGCTAGGCGGGCTCGACCTGACCGCTACGCTGCGTTCCGGCCGGCCAGTGGTCGAGCGCGGGGTGTTGGCCGAGGTCGATGGCGGCGTGGCCGTGCTGGCGATGGCTGAGCGCATTGCGCCGGCCACGGCCGGCAAGCTGGGGGCCGTGCTCGATAACGGCGAGGTCCGGCTGGAGCGGGACGGCCTGGCCGATCGGATGACGAGTCGTTTCGGGGTGATCGCCCTGGACGAGGGGGCCGAGGAGGACGAGCGGCCGGTGGGACCGCTCCGGGACCGCCTGGGTTGCCATCTCGAGCTTAACGGGATTCCGGTCCACGTCGCTGGCGGCTGCGAGTACACAGCGGAGGATGTCGCCGCGGCCCGCGAGCGCCTGGACCAGGTCACTTGCTCCGACGACCTCGCCGAGGCCCTGTGTGCCGGCGGGCTGGCGCTCGGCATCGGCTCGCTGCGCGCACCGCTGCAGGCCCTGCGCGCCGCCCGGGCGGCCGCAGCGCTGGATGGGCGGACCGAGGTCAGCCAGGAGGATGTTGCCCTGGCCACCCGCCTGATCCTGGTGCCGCGGGCCACCCGCATTCCGGAGATGCAACAGCCGGAACAGGAGCAGCCCGAAGAGCAGCAGGAGCCTGAACAGCAGGAGGCCGAGCAGCAGGAACAGGAGGAGCCGCCCCCGCCGCCAGAACAGGAGACGGATGAGGAGCGGCCGGAGGATGACGGCGGCGAGCAGGACCAGCCCGAGGAAGGGCCGGACGAGGAGGACGACGAAGAGCAGGCGCCGGCGGAGATCCCCGCCGAGGTGGTGCTCGATGCAGCGCGTGCCGTACTGCCTGACAACCTGCTGCAGCAGATGAAGATCCGGGAACTGGCCCAGCGCAACCGCTCGCAGACGCCGGGGCGGGCCGGTGCCCTTCAGCAGGGCGGTGGGCGCGGCCGGCCGGCTGGGGTGCGCCCGGGCAGTCCCGGTGGCGGGGCTCGGTTGAATGTTGTGGAGACCCTGCGCACGGCGGCCCCCTGGCAGCCCCTGCGGCGCCAGCACGACCAGACCGGCCGCCGGGTGATCGTCCGCCCCGAGGACTTTCGTATTACCCGGTTCAAGCAGCGCAGTCAGACGACGACCATCTTCGCGGTGGACGCCTCGGGGTCATCAGCCATGCACCGCCTCTCCGAGGCCAAGGGCGCCGTGGAGCTGCTGCTGGCCGAATGCTACGTGCGTCGGGACGAGGTGGCGCTGGTTGCCTTCCGGGGCCGAGGGGCCGAGGTGCTGCTGCCGCCGACGCGCTCGCTGACCCGCGCCAAGAAGGGGCTTGCCGGGCTGCCCGGGGGAGGCGGCACGCCGTTGGCTGCAGGCATCGATACCGCCCGACAGCTCACCGACGAGGTCCGCCGCAAGGGCGCCACCCCGGTGTTGATCCTGCTCACCGACGGCCGCGCCAATGTCACCCGTGAAGGGGTGGGCGGTCGTGAGAAGGCGCAGCAGGAGGCCACCGAGTCGGCTCGCGCCATCCGGGTGATGGGGATCCGGGCTCTGGTGGTGGACACCTCGCCGCGGCCGCGGCCGATGGGTCGTGAGCTGGCCGAGGCCATGGGCGCCGAATACCTGCCCCTGCCGCGTGCCGATGCCTCTTCGATCAGCTCAGCGGTGCAGGCGGTGACCGGTACCGGGCGCTAG
- the bchI gene encoding magnesium chelatase ATPase subunit I codes for MAPAFPFSAIAGQDEMKLAMTIAAVDGSIGGVLVFGDRGTGKSTVVRALAGLLPTIRAVSDCPYHCNPDHDDTLCDHCREQTQAGKQLNVQEINVPVVDLPLGVTEDRVVGALDLEQALTRGEKAFEPGLLARANRGFLYIDEVNLLEDHIVDLLLDVAASGENVVEREGLSVRHPAKFVLIGSGNPEEGELRPQLLDRFGLSVEVSTPEDLHTRMQVVRRRDEYESDPKAFVRKWADHDAEVRERIERGREQLPHVEVTDEILERTSTLCIALGTDGLRGELTLIRAARAAAALEQADQVEVKHLRQVASVALRHRLRRDPLDESGSTTRVQRAVEEHLPA; via the coding sequence ATGGCACCAGCGTTTCCCTTCTCGGCGATCGCCGGGCAAGACGAGATGAAGCTCGCGATGACCATTGCCGCGGTGGACGGCTCCATCGGCGGTGTATTGGTCTTTGGCGACCGCGGCACCGGCAAGTCGACGGTAGTCCGTGCCCTGGCCGGGCTGCTGCCGACGATTCGCGCAGTGTCTGACTGCCCGTACCACTGCAACCCGGATCACGACGATACCCTCTGCGATCACTGCCGGGAGCAGACCCAGGCGGGCAAGCAACTCAACGTGCAAGAGATCAACGTGCCGGTGGTGGACCTGCCGCTGGGGGTGACCGAGGACCGTGTCGTCGGTGCCCTCGACCTTGAGCAGGCGCTGACGCGGGGGGAAAAGGCCTTCGAGCCGGGGCTTCTGGCACGCGCCAACCGCGGTTTTCTTTATATCGACGAGGTGAACCTCCTCGAGGATCACATTGTTGACCTCCTGCTTGACGTGGCCGCCAGCGGCGAGAACGTGGTCGAGCGCGAGGGGCTCAGCGTGCGCCACCCGGCCAAGTTCGTCCTGATTGGCAGCGGCAACCCTGAGGAGGGAGAGCTTCGCCCGCAGCTGCTCGACCGTTTCGGGCTGTCGGTGGAAGTCTCCACGCCGGAAGACCTGCACACGCGCATGCAGGTGGTCCGCCGGCGCGATGAGTACGAGTCCGACCCGAAGGCGTTCGTGCGCAAGTGGGCGGATCATGACGCCGAGGTGCGGGAGCGCATCGAGCGCGGACGCGAGCAGCTGCCGCACGTCGAGGTCACCGATGAGATCCTTGAGCGCACGTCGACGCTGTGCATCGCCCTGGGCACCGACGGGCTCCGCGGTGAACTGACCCTGATCCGTGCCGCCCGCGCTGCCGCTGCCCTCGAGCAGGCGGATCAGGTCGAGGTCAAGCACCTGCGCCAAGTGGCGAGCGTGGCGCTGCGCCATCGGCTGCGCCGCGATCCCCTCGACGAGTCCGGGTCCACCACCCGGGTCCAGCGAGCCGTGGAGGAGCACCTGCCTGCATGA
- the idi gene encoding isopentenyl-diphosphate Delta-isomerase, translating into MEHVVIVDPEGQRVGTEEKIRAHADGGTLHLAFCVLVFSPRGHLLLQRRADSKYHFSGLWSNSCCGHPRPGEGVTEAAERRLGEEFGFTTRLQPVAQFTYHAEDPHTGLAEHEYAHVLIGRALDDQPAPDPAEIGAWAWAAPLRIQADTEQHPRRYTPWFRRLIREQPVAEWAAR; encoded by the coding sequence ATGGAGCACGTGGTGATCGTCGACCCGGAAGGGCAGCGCGTCGGCACCGAAGAGAAGATCCGCGCCCACGCCGACGGCGGGACCCTGCACCTGGCGTTCTGCGTGCTCGTGTTCAGTCCGCGCGGTCATTTGCTCCTGCAGCGTCGCGCCGATAGCAAGTACCACTTCTCGGGGCTCTGGTCGAACTCCTGCTGTGGCCATCCGCGGCCCGGCGAGGGCGTCACCGAGGCGGCCGAGCGCCGCCTGGGCGAAGAGTTCGGTTTCACGACCCGCTTGCAGCCGGTTGCGCAGTTTACCTACCACGCCGAAGATCCTCATACCGGGCTCGCCGAACATGAATACGCCCATGTGCTGATTGGCCGCGCCCTGGACGATCAGCCCGCCCCGGATCCGGCCGAAATCGGCGCATGGGCCTGGGCGGCCCCGTTGCGGATTCAGGCGGATACCGAGCAGCATCCCCGGCGTTACACGCCGTGGTTCCGGCGTCTGATTCGTGAGCAGCCGGTCGCGGAGTGGGCGGCCCGGTAG
- a CDS encoding high-potential iron-sulfur protein yields MSKKPCDRSRRKFLRLGLMSTAAIPAASLFGSKAMADDNNNGNDRTWEIISEDAPEAKGIGYVHNQADADMDHPRFESHQFCANCLLYVPHEEDGDHGYCAAFGMDEKRLVNANGWCWAWEDAGDAAEVGPRDVPADQLRRG; encoded by the coding sequence ATGAGCAAGAAACCGTGTGACCGCTCCCGCCGCAAGTTCCTGCGCCTGGGCCTAATGAGCACGGCGGCGATCCCGGCCGCGAGCCTGTTCGGCTCCAAGGCCATGGCGGATGACAACAACAACGGCAACGACCGGACCTGGGAGATCATCAGCGAGGATGCGCCGGAGGCCAAGGGCATCGGCTACGTGCATAATCAGGCCGACGCCGACATGGACCATCCCCGCTTCGAAAGCCACCAGTTCTGCGCCAACTGCCTGCTCTACGTCCCCCACGAGGAGGACGGAGACCACGGCTACTGCGCCGCCTTCGGCATGGACGAGAAGCGCCTGGTCAATGCCAACGGCTGGTGCTGGGCCTGGGAAGACGCCGGTGATGCCGCCGAGGTGGGTCCCCGCGACGTCCCCGCGGACCAGCTGCGGCGGGGCTGA